The genome window GACCAAGGCGCGTACGTCGACTACCGCAACGGGATGCGCTTCACCTACGAGGGGCGCATCCCCACTTCCGATCCGGCCGGTGCAGTCGAGGCCGGCGTGGTGATCGAGCGCCTCAACATGATGGCGGCGGAGGTCGACCCTGCAGCGCCGTGGGCCAGCGACTCGGCCGGGGAGTGGGACCGTCAGACGTTCCGCACCTGGATGGAGTCCAACATGGCCACCCCGGGAGGCAGGTCGCTGGCTGAGCTCGCCATCGAGGCGATCTGGGCCTGCGACCCCGACGACGTCGCTCTGCTGCACGTGCTGTTCTACATCGCCTCGGCGATGGGGGACCTCAACCTGCTCATCAACACCACCGGCGGCGCCCAGCAGGACCGGTTCGTCGGCGGATCGCAGGAGGTCGTCATCCGCCACGCCGCCGCCCTCGGCGATCGGGTCGTCCTCGCCGCCCCCGTACGTCGCATCACCCAGGACGCCGGCCGGGTCACGGTCGAGGCCGACGGCGTCACGGTTCGAGCCCAGCGCGCGATCGTCGCGCTGCCGCTCCACCTCGCTGGTCGCATCGAGACCTCCCCACCGGTCGGGGCGCTCCGCGACCAGCTCACCCAGCGCATGCCGATGGGCTCGGTCATCAAGGCGATGGCGGTCTACGACACCCCGTTCTGGCGCGACGACGGGCTCGCGGGCCAGGCCACCAGCGACACCGGTCCGGTCAAGCTCACCTTCGACAACACCCCGCCCAGCGGCACGCCGGGCGTGCTCATGGGCTTCTTCGAGGCGGACGCGGCGAGGAAGTGGAGCACACGCTCACGCGAGGAGCGCCGTGACGCGTTCCTCGAGTCGTCCCAGCGCTACTTCGGCGATCAGGCGCTCGAAGCGACCCACTACCTCGACCTGGACTGGCAGGCGCAGCCGTACTCCGGTGGCGGCTACGTCGGCTTCACGGCCCCCGGCGTGCTCACCCGCTACGGCGAGGCGCTGCGGGCCCCGGTCGGCCGCCTCCAC of Actinomycetota bacterium contains these proteins:
- a CDS encoding FAD-dependent oxidoreductase translates to MTDATGTPPRQLTRRGFLGGAAAGATILALPGARPASARAAGAAVHAESGVSAAGTHEADVVVVGAGFAGIAAAETIVAAGRSVLVVEARDRVGGRVWNAHLPDGQPIEIGGQWVGPTQDRLYAWAEQVGVDTFPTHDQGAYVDYRNGMRFTYEGRIPTSDPAGAVEAGVVIERLNMMAAEVDPAAPWASDSAGEWDRQTFRTWMESNMATPGGRSLAELAIEAIWACDPDDVALLHVLFYIASAMGDLNLLINTTGGAQQDRFVGGSQEVVIRHAAALGDRVVLAAPVRRITQDAGRVTVEADGVTVRAQRAIVALPLHLAGRIETSPPVGALRDQLTQRMPMGSVIKAMAVYDTPFWRDDGLAGQATSDTGPVKLTFDNTPPSGTPGVLMGFFEADAARKWSTRSREERRDAFLESSQRYFGDQALEATHYLDLDWQAQPYSGGGYVGFTAPGVLTRYGEALRAPVGRLHWAGTETATTWNGYMDGAIRSGERAGAEVVAVLDEPTSPPPPAEETEPPPLPTTGAGAASAAAGAALATTAAVVRRRLQW